Proteins encoded in a region of the Leifsonia sp. PS1209 genome:
- a CDS encoding sugar ABC transporter permease codes for MTTTRPAPAASRPPEQREQREQRRDAGRPPGLTKRILARREARIGLFFVLPAFLLFLAFRFGPALAGVGLSFFDYDISGELDWKGVGNFQRMFADPVFWQALRVTLIYSVLAVPISVALSIAMALGVRRAFRGSRIFRSVFFLPVITSLVLAGAIFKWIFSSDGPWSTLMTPLGLGGSWLNSTVLVIPALVIVGVWSRFGYGMLIVIAALQDVPRELEEAALMDGASAWARFRFIVLPYLKPTVFFLAVIETTASFQVFDLVYVMTQGGPAHGSYSLVYMLYDQGFKYTDYGYAAAIGVALFVMTLVVALIQRRVIGRQK; via the coding sequence GTGACAACGACCAGACCGGCCCCGGCGGCGTCCAGACCCCCGGAGCAGCGCGAGCAGCGTGAGCAGCGCAGAGACGCCGGGCGACCGCCAGGCCTGACCAAGCGCATCCTGGCCAGGCGTGAGGCCCGCATCGGTCTCTTCTTCGTGCTTCCCGCGTTCCTGCTGTTCCTGGCGTTCCGCTTCGGACCGGCGCTGGCCGGCGTCGGCCTGAGCTTCTTCGACTACGACATCTCCGGAGAGCTCGACTGGAAGGGCGTCGGCAACTTCCAGCGGATGTTCGCCGACCCGGTGTTCTGGCAGGCGCTGCGGGTCACGCTGATCTACTCCGTGCTGGCCGTGCCGATCTCGGTGGCCCTGTCGATCGCGATGGCGCTCGGTGTTCGGAGGGCGTTCCGCGGCTCGCGGATCTTCCGCTCGGTGTTCTTCCTCCCGGTGATCACCTCGCTGGTGCTCGCGGGGGCCATCTTCAAGTGGATCTTCTCCAGCGACGGCCCGTGGTCGACGCTGATGACGCCGCTCGGTCTCGGCGGCTCGTGGCTGAACTCGACCGTCCTGGTCATCCCCGCGCTGGTGATCGTGGGCGTGTGGTCCCGGTTCGGCTACGGGATGCTCATCGTCATCGCCGCGCTCCAGGACGTGCCGAGAGAGCTGGAGGAGGCGGCGCTGATGGACGGGGCGAGCGCGTGGGCGCGGTTCAGGTTCATCGTGCTCCCGTACCTCAAGCCCACCGTGTTCTTCCTCGCCGTCATCGAGACGACGGCGTCGTTCCAGGTGTTCGACCTGGTCTACGTGATGACCCAGGGCGGACCGGCGCACGGCAGCTACTCGCTCGTCTACATGCTCTACGACCAGGGCTTCAAGTACACCGACTACGGGTACGCCGCCGCCATCGGCGTCGCCCTGTTCGTCATGACACTCGTCGTCGC
- a CDS encoding GntR family transcriptional regulator, with the protein MTLGSVSDRNISAKVADELREAIQNGTFEPGERLVERKLADRLGVSHIPVREALAKLAEEGLIERTPRRGARVALLTDKELAEISSLRIVLEQYVAQRVQQTWTPKTEAQLRKVVDSMVAAAERKNIDTMFALDRRFHETLWEMADNRTLLTIASQLRSRINGFLRAANASLAPDELVAHARSHDALVDALASGDTDRAAQAMADHVEIAARRITTSVVDDEGNPAS; encoded by the coding sequence ATGACACTCGGGAGCGTTTCCGACAGGAACATCTCGGCGAAGGTGGCCGACGAACTGCGCGAGGCCATTCAGAACGGCACGTTCGAACCCGGCGAGAGACTGGTCGAACGCAAGCTGGCCGACCGGCTCGGCGTCAGCCACATCCCGGTCAGGGAAGCCCTCGCGAAGCTCGCCGAGGAGGGACTGATCGAACGGACGCCCCGCCGGGGAGCCCGCGTCGCGCTGCTCACGGACAAGGAGCTCGCCGAGATCTCCAGCCTCCGCATCGTGCTCGAACAGTACGTCGCCCAGCGCGTGCAGCAGACCTGGACCCCGAAGACGGAAGCGCAGCTGCGCAAGGTCGTCGATTCGATGGTCGCCGCCGCGGAGCGCAAGAACATCGACACGATGTTCGCCCTCGACCGCCGCTTCCACGAGACGCTCTGGGAGATGGCGGACAACCGCACGCTCCTCACCATCGCCTCCCAGCTCCGCAGCAGGATCAACGGGTTCCTCCGCGCGGCGAACGCCAGCCTCGCCCCTGACGAGCTCGTGGCCCACGCCCGCTCGCACGACGCCCTCGTGGATGCGCTGGCGAGCGGCGACACCGACCGTGCGGCCCAGGCGATGGCCGACCACGTCGAGATCGCCGCGCGACGCATCACGACGAGCGTGGTGGACGACGAGGGAAATCCGGCGAGCTAA
- a CDS encoding extracellular solute-binding protein: protein MRYKKMITATAVAATAAIALAGCSGGSGESDTSKKTVTMWIYPVIADEKAHKTFWDSTIKAFEAEHKNITVKYEIYPWANRDESLATAIAAGKGPDLVYLIPDQLSTYQKSIEPMDAYLPSAQKKDILDNVTKSITIDGKLMGAPILTSANALMCDAKAFDAAGITEYPKTWDDLEALAPKFKEKGIYVTNYFGSPDVTLNMTFYPLLWQAGGSVYNKDGSKVAFDSAAGEKALSLISGFAKDGYIEKDLISTMPSLEQTALASNKVACTWQSGPADVTSFWGEDAIKILPPLTDKESVSYGTVGSLAMLKGATSKDAAGEFAAYATDAENSKKFDLASNFFSPLKSTGELYADDPIQSAIEKTIPTSRVGELQPSARAVMGVLAPEIQAALLGTKTPKQALKDAAAAAQPLIK, encoded by the coding sequence ATGCGGTACAAGAAAATGATCACGGCGACCGCCGTGGCAGCGACGGCAGCGATCGCTCTGGCGGGCTGCAGCGGAGGGTCCGGCGAGTCCGACACCTCCAAGAAGACCGTCACGATGTGGATCTACCCGGTCATCGCCGACGAGAAGGCGCACAAGACCTTCTGGGACTCGACGATCAAGGCGTTCGAGGCCGAGCACAAGAACATCACCGTCAAGTACGAGATCTACCCCTGGGCCAACCGCGACGAGTCACTGGCGACGGCGATCGCGGCAGGCAAGGGGCCCGACCTGGTGTATCTCATCCCGGACCAGCTCTCCACGTACCAGAAGTCGATCGAGCCGATGGACGCGTACCTTCCCTCCGCACAGAAGAAGGACATCCTCGACAACGTCACGAAGTCGATCACCATCGACGGCAAGCTGATGGGGGCGCCGATCCTCACCAGTGCCAACGCGCTGATGTGCGACGCCAAGGCGTTCGACGCCGCAGGCATCACGGAGTACCCCAAGACCTGGGACGACCTCGAAGCCCTCGCCCCGAAGTTCAAGGAGAAGGGCATCTACGTCACCAACTACTTCGGCTCGCCGGATGTGACCCTCAACATGACCTTCTACCCGCTGCTCTGGCAGGCGGGAGGCTCCGTCTACAACAAGGACGGAAGCAAGGTCGCCTTCGACAGCGCGGCGGGCGAGAAGGCGCTCAGCCTGATCTCCGGCTTCGCCAAGGACGGCTACATCGAGAAGGACCTCATCTCCACGATGCCGAGCCTCGAGCAGACCGCGCTGGCGAGCAACAAGGTCGCGTGCACCTGGCAGTCCGGCCCGGCGGACGTCACCTCGTTCTGGGGTGAGGACGCGATCAAGATCCTCCCGCCGCTCACCGACAAGGAGTCGGTCTCGTACGGCACCGTCGGCTCCCTGGCGATGCTGAAGGGCGCGACGTCAAAGGATGCGGCCGGCGAGTTCGCCGCGTACGCGACCGACGCGGAGAACTCCAAGAAGTTCGACCTGGCGTCCAACTTCTTCTCCCCGCTGAAGTCCACGGGCGAGCTCTACGCGGACGACCCCATCCAGAGCGCCATCGAGAAGACCATCCCGACCAGCAGGGTCGGCGAACTGCAGCCGAGTGCTCGTGCGGTGATGGGTGTTCTCGCACCGGAGATCCAGGCGGCGCTCCTCGGCACCAAGACGCCGAAGCAGGCGCTGAAGGATGCGGCAGCCGCCGCCCAGCCCCTCATCAAGTAA
- a CDS encoding sodium:proton antiporter: MELGFYAVIAISVIVGVAAFARKLGVAAPIILVLVGVGLSYLPGVPEIEVPHEIILDGLLPPILYAAAISVPLTDFRRNLAPIAGLSVILVIITAFASGFLLYTMLPDLNLAAAVALGAIISPPDAVAATSIGRKLGLPPRLLTVLEGEGLVNDATALVLLRTAIAAAVGALATPWAGVFDFFYAVVVALVIGLVAGIVSVWVRSKLNDPVLDTALSIAVPFAAFMPTEAAHGSGVLAVVIAGLYTGHSAPKHFTAQARITDRINWRTIQFLLENGVFLLIGLEIRTLVADVEHPEILSVWDAVGIGLLATLALVIIRYILIGPLVLALRQRARLAENATFREWLMISYFRDHPVRTRREAFRKQRLEARYARRRADLEQLRQEDIDWRGGVVLGWSGMRGVVTLAAAQSLPDDGSIPYRPQLILIAFTVAVVSLVVQGGTLPWLIRLLKIEGIDTKSDRQQLARLLDDLSNDGLAVLDDPEGAAGVADPIDPEVVERVRQSSYLRAESAWERILINDVPADSRPHQLYRTLRLAVVNAERDRLLEERTRGAYPSRILEEAESMLDLEETRLQSRNVRH; this comes from the coding sequence ATGGAACTCGGCTTCTACGCGGTCATTGCCATCTCAGTGATCGTCGGTGTCGCCGCCTTCGCCAGAAAGCTCGGCGTCGCCGCGCCGATCATCCTGGTCCTGGTGGGTGTCGGGCTCTCCTACCTGCCCGGGGTGCCGGAGATCGAGGTCCCGCACGAGATCATCCTCGACGGACTGCTGCCGCCCATCCTCTACGCGGCGGCGATCAGCGTGCCGCTCACCGATTTCCGGCGCAACCTCGCGCCGATCGCCGGGCTCTCCGTGATCCTGGTGATCATCACGGCGTTCGCCTCCGGCTTCCTCCTCTACACGATGCTGCCCGACCTCAACCTCGCCGCCGCCGTGGCGCTTGGTGCGATCATCAGCCCTCCGGATGCGGTGGCCGCGACCTCGATCGGACGCAAGCTCGGGCTCCCTCCCCGCCTCCTCACCGTGCTCGAAGGCGAGGGACTGGTCAACGACGCGACGGCCCTGGTGCTGCTCCGCACCGCCATCGCCGCGGCAGTCGGCGCACTGGCGACGCCCTGGGCCGGTGTCTTCGACTTCTTCTACGCCGTGGTGGTGGCCCTCGTGATCGGCCTCGTCGCCGGAATCGTCTCGGTCTGGGTGCGCTCCAAGCTGAACGACCCCGTGCTCGACACGGCGCTGTCGATCGCCGTGCCGTTCGCGGCGTTCATGCCCACGGAGGCCGCGCACGGCTCCGGCGTCCTCGCCGTGGTGATCGCCGGCCTGTACACCGGCCACTCCGCACCGAAGCACTTCACCGCCCAGGCCAGGATCACCGACCGCATCAACTGGCGCACCATCCAGTTCCTGCTGGAGAACGGCGTCTTCCTGCTCATCGGCCTCGAGATCCGCACCCTCGTCGCCGACGTCGAGCACCCCGAGATCCTCAGCGTCTGGGATGCGGTGGGCATCGGCCTGCTCGCCACGCTCGCCCTCGTGATCATCCGGTACATCCTGATCGGTCCCCTCGTGCTCGCGCTCCGGCAACGCGCACGGCTGGCGGAGAACGCCACCTTCCGGGAGTGGCTGATGATCAGCTACTTCCGCGACCATCCGGTGCGCACCAGGCGCGAAGCCTTCCGCAAGCAGCGCCTCGAAGCCCGGTACGCGCGACGCCGCGCCGACCTGGAACAGCTCAGACAGGAGGACATCGACTGGCGAGGCGGTGTCGTGCTCGGCTGGTCCGGGATGCGCGGAGTGGTCACCCTGGCCGCTGCGCAGTCCCTGCCGGACGACGGCAGCATCCCGTACCGACCCCAGCTCATCCTGATCGCGTTCACAGTCGCGGTGGTCAGCCTCGTGGTGCAGGGCGGGACGCTGCCCTGGCTGATCCGCCTGCTCAAGATCGAGGGCATCGACACCAAGTCGGACCGCCAGCAGCTCGCCCGTCTGCTCGACGACCTCAGCAACGACGGCCTCGCGGTGCTCGACGACCCGGAGGGCGCCGCCGGCGTCGCAGACCCGATCGACCCCGAGGTGGTCGAACGCGTGCGCCAGTCCTCCTACCTCCGTGCGGAGTCGGCCTGGGAGCGCATCCTGATCAACGACGTCCCGGCAGACAGCCGCCCGCACCAGCTCTACCGCACCCTGCGCCTCGCCGTGGTCAACGCCGAACGCGACAGGCTGCTCGAAGAGCGGACGCGCGGCGCATACCCCTCGCGCATCCTGGAGGAGGCAGAGTCGATGCTCGACCTGGAGGAGACCAGGCTGCAATCCCGCAATGTGCGCCACTGA
- a CDS encoding Gfo/Idh/MocA family oxidoreductase, which yields MENTPESTRPVRIALIGAGNRGQSYTRWIHANPERAQLVAVADPRAFQRELVSQGNEGIRQFDDWRELLALPERIADAVIIATQDRQHVEPAIACAERGYAILMEKPLAPTEEESRRIVDAVDASGVLFGVCHVMRYMPYTDLVKSIVDTGVLGDIINVQHLEPVGWWHMAHSYVRGPWRREDLAAPMLLAKSSHDLDWIRYVTGKRIAGVASFGSRHHFRHENRPAEAADRCLDCPLQNSCPYAAQKLYLPVVRDEGAVWPVTVITDDATEAGVIEALRTGPYGVCVYAADNTVVDNQVVALQFEDGTAGTFVMTAFSEQEHRKTQLFGSHGMLDGDGERVTVTDFRTGESAVYETAPTGAANAGGDHGGGDGGVMNAFVAAVATGDPSYIRSGPRESLDSHLAVFAAERSRHHGTVESVPRA from the coding sequence ATGGAAAACACCCCAGAGAGCACACGACCGGTGCGCATCGCACTGATCGGCGCCGGCAACAGGGGGCAGTCGTACACGCGCTGGATCCACGCCAACCCCGAGAGGGCGCAGCTCGTCGCCGTCGCAGACCCGCGGGCGTTCCAGCGCGAGCTCGTCTCGCAGGGGAATGAGGGCATCCGGCAGTTCGACGACTGGCGTGAGCTGCTCGCTCTGCCGGAGCGGATCGCGGACGCGGTCATCATCGCCACCCAGGACAGGCAGCACGTCGAACCGGCCATCGCCTGCGCCGAGCGCGGTTACGCGATCCTGATGGAGAAGCCGCTCGCCCCCACCGAGGAGGAGAGCAGGCGCATCGTCGATGCCGTCGATGCGAGCGGAGTGCTGTTCGGCGTCTGTCACGTGATGCGGTACATGCCGTACACCGATCTGGTGAAGAGCATCGTGGACACCGGGGTGCTCGGGGACATCATCAACGTGCAGCACCTCGAGCCCGTCGGCTGGTGGCACATGGCCCACTCGTACGTGCGCGGACCGTGGCGCAGGGAGGACCTGGCGGCCCCGATGCTGCTGGCGAAGTCCAGCCACGACCTCGACTGGATCAGGTACGTCACCGGCAAGCGCATCGCCGGCGTCGCGAGCTTCGGCTCCCGCCACCACTTCCGCCACGAGAACCGTCCGGCGGAAGCGGCGGACCGGTGCCTCGACTGCCCGCTCCAGAACAGCTGCCCGTATGCGGCGCAGAAGCTCTACCTCCCGGTCGTGCGCGACGAGGGAGCGGTCTGGCCGGTGACCGTCATCACCGACGACGCGACGGAGGCCGGAGTGATCGAGGCACTCAGGACCGGTCCGTACGGCGTCTGCGTCTACGCCGCGGACAACACGGTCGTCGACAACCAGGTCGTCGCCCTGCAGTTCGAGGACGGAACAGCCGGCACCTTCGTCATGACCGCGTTCAGCGAGCAGGAGCACCGGAAGACCCAGCTCTTCGGCTCGCACGGGATGCTCGACGGCGACGGGGAGCGGGTCACCGTCACAGACTTCCGCACCGGAGAGTCCGCCGTCTACGAGACGGCGCCGACGGGTGCGGCCAACGCCGGGGGAGACCACGGCGGAGGAGACGGCGGCGTCATGAACGCCTTCGTCGCAGCGGTCGCCACCGGCGACCCGTCGTACATCCGGTCAGGACCGCGCGAGTCGCTCGACAGCCATCTCGCCGTCTTCGCCGCAGAGCGGTCACGGCACCACGGCACCGTGGAGTCCGTTCCCCGAGCCTGA
- a CDS encoding TetR/AcrR family transcriptional regulator produces the protein MASTTPTAVSNRPLRADARRNFDALLAAAREAFAANGTSASLEDIARRAGVGIGTLYRNFPTRDALVEAVYVDEVDAVVAAAEATTSLEPWAAVETWVRRFVSYIGTKKALVDGLNKDSPVLLTCRTSLYDAGEPLLERAKQAGEMRDDAQIQDVVRMLSGIASVAFDDDEQRDRVIAIAMDGLRPR, from the coding sequence TTGGCCAGCACCACCCCGACCGCCGTGTCGAACCGCCCGCTCAGGGCCGACGCGCGCCGCAACTTCGACGCGCTGCTCGCCGCCGCGCGTGAGGCGTTCGCGGCGAACGGCACCAGCGCATCCCTCGAAGACATCGCGCGCAGGGCCGGGGTCGGCATCGGCACCCTCTACCGCAACTTCCCCACCCGCGACGCCCTCGTCGAGGCCGTCTACGTCGACGAAGTGGATGCGGTCGTCGCCGCGGCGGAGGCCACCACCTCCCTCGAACCGTGGGCGGCCGTCGAGACCTGGGTGCGCAGGTTCGTCAGCTACATCGGCACCAAGAAGGCCCTGGTCGACGGCCTGAACAAGGACTCCCCCGTGCTGCTCACCTGCCGCACGTCCCTGTACGACGCCGGCGAGCCGCTCCTCGAACGCGCCAAGCAGGCCGGCGAGATGCGCGACGACGCGCAGATCCAAGATGTGGTCCGCATGCTCTCCGGGATCGCGAGCGTCGCGTTCGACGACGACGAGCAGCGCGACCGCGTGATCGCCATCGCGATGGACGGCCTCCGACCCCGCTGA
- a CDS encoding MFS transporter produces MSRTRPSLTFAVLALSAGSFATLQSLVVPVLPVIQTDLGTTTSGVTWTMTAWLISAAVATPLLGRVGDMVGKRRILVLALLAVALGSVVAAVAPTIGVLIGARIIQGLGGAMFPLAFGIIRDEFPAHRLPSAIGAIASIIAIGSGLGTVLAGPLADVLSWRGLFLVPAVFTVAGAVLAMLFIPESPTRAAGGVNPWSAVLLSGWLVALLLPLSTGAQWGWGSPAVIGLLVLAAVLLAAWILVELRSRTPLVDMRLMREHGVWTMNAAAVFVGASMFAVFAFFPRFVQTPVSTGYGLGASVAESGMLMLPMLVTMAVTGFLSGPLARWVGFRAQIVIAAGLMAVAAVSLGLLHSSLAEVAVASGVFGIGLGLVYAAITSVVVQSVPATQTGVASGMNANLRTVGSAIGAAVMTALVTGSTAADGLPTEAGYSDGFVVAGLLSAGALVVTVVAIVLMRASRIAAAVGDHAAVAAPIAGEPAQGIPGSAQHAPEQEQELVPAA; encoded by the coding sequence ATGTCTCGAACCCGCCCCAGCCTCACTTTCGCCGTGCTGGCGCTGAGCGCAGGCTCCTTCGCCACTCTGCAATCCCTCGTCGTCCCCGTGCTGCCCGTCATCCAGACCGACCTCGGCACCACCACCTCCGGCGTCACCTGGACGATGACCGCCTGGCTCATCTCCGCCGCCGTCGCCACCCCGCTGCTCGGCCGGGTGGGAGACATGGTCGGCAAGCGCCGCATCCTCGTCCTCGCCCTCCTGGCCGTCGCGCTCGGAAGCGTGGTCGCCGCCGTCGCGCCGACCATCGGCGTGCTGATCGGCGCCCGCATCATCCAGGGCCTCGGCGGCGCCATGTTCCCGCTCGCCTTCGGCATCATCCGCGACGAGTTCCCCGCACACCGGCTGCCGTCCGCCATCGGCGCGATCGCCTCCATCATCGCCATCGGCAGCGGGCTCGGCACCGTCCTCGCCGGGCCGCTCGCCGACGTCCTGAGCTGGCGCGGGCTGTTCCTGGTCCCCGCGGTGTTCACCGTCGCGGGCGCCGTGCTCGCCATGCTGTTCATCCCCGAATCGCCCACCCGCGCAGCGGGAGGGGTCAACCCGTGGTCGGCCGTGCTGCTGTCCGGCTGGCTCGTCGCCCTCCTGCTCCCGCTCAGCACGGGAGCGCAGTGGGGCTGGGGATCGCCGGCCGTGATCGGCCTGCTCGTGCTCGCCGCCGTGCTGCTCGCCGCCTGGATCCTCGTGGAGCTGCGCTCCCGCACGCCGCTCGTCGACATGCGCCTGATGCGCGAGCACGGGGTGTGGACGATGAACGCGGCAGCCGTCTTCGTCGGTGCATCGATGTTCGCAGTGTTCGCCTTCTTCCCGCGCTTCGTGCAGACGCCGGTCTCGACCGGGTACGGGCTCGGCGCATCCGTCGCCGAATCCGGGATGCTCATGCTCCCGATGCTCGTCACGATGGCCGTCACCGGGTTCCTCAGCGGACCGCTCGCCCGGTGGGTGGGCTTCCGCGCCCAGATCGTGATCGCCGCCGGGCTGATGGCCGTGGCCGCGGTGTCGCTCGGCCTGCTGCACAGCAGCCTGGCCGAGGTGGCCGTCGCATCCGGAGTGTTCGGCATCGGACTCGGGCTCGTCTACGCGGCGATCACCAGCGTGGTCGTGCAGAGCGTCCCTGCGACCCAGACCGGGGTGGCCAGCGGGATGAACGCCAACCTGCGCACGGTCGGCTCCGCCATCGGCGCTGCCGTGATGACCGCGCTGGTCACCGGGTCGACGGCGGCGGACGGACTGCCGACCGAGGCCGGGTACAGCGACGGCTTCGTCGTGGCCGGGCTGCTGTCCGCCGGGGCGCTCGTGGTGACCGTGGTGGCGATCGTGCTGATGCGGGCATCGCGGATCGCGGCGGCCGTCGGTGATCACGCGGCGGTTGCCGCGCCGATCGCCGGGGAGCCGGCGCAGGGGATCCCGGGGTCGGCGCAGCACGCACCCGAGCAGGAGCAGGAGCTCGTCCCGGCGGCCTGA